Within the Gammaproteobacteria bacterium genome, the region CACCTCTGGCCCTTGCCGATCCGGGAGTGGATGCCTACGTGGGCTCCGCCGTATGGCTGGAAGCCCACAAGCAAAACGAGGCGCAGTTCCGCCCGGCGCGTGACACCACGCTTGTGGCGCGGCTCGGTAACCTGTCGCTTGCCTTCGTGCTGCAGACCGTCATCCCGCTGGTGGCGATCCTGCTGGGCTATGCTGCCTTCGCAGGTGAGCGCGAGCAGGGCACGCTGCGTCAGCTACTTAGCCTAGGGGTACACCCTACAGATCTGTTACTGGGCAAAGGACTGGCGCTGGCCGGTGCCATAGCAGTGCTACTCACCCCCGTGCTGATCGCCACCCTGATCGCCTGCATCATGCTTACCGACACCGCGGAATCCACACTTTCTGACCAGCTCATCAGGCTATTTGGGCTGGCAGCGGGCTACACCGCCTATATCGCTGGCTTTGCGATGCTGGCACTGGCGGTCTCGGCATTTTCCCGTAATTCCCGCGCCGCGCTGGTGGGACTTCTGGCTTTCTGGCTGGCCAACTGTTTTCTGGTGCCGCGCCTGATGACCGATGCCGTGCGCACCGCGCTGCCACTGCCTACCGCTCTCGAGTTCCGTCAAACAATAGCGGAGGAAAAGAAGAAAACCTTCGGCCATGACGAGACGCATCCTGCATTCGTCGTTTTTCGCGATGATGTGCTGCGTCAATATGGCGTCGAGCGAATTGAAGACCTGCCGGTGAATTTCCGCGGCCTGGCTTTACGCAAGGACGACGAGAATGGCTACAGGATTTTCGATCAACAGTACGGCGCCCTGCAGGAGGCCTATGAGCGGCAGAACCGCTGGCGCGCCATGCCCGGACCTGTCTTTCCGTTGCTCGCTATCCAGCCCTGGTCCATGGGCATGGCCGGCACAGACGGCCGCGCGCAGTACTCGTTTACCACCGCAGCCGAGCAGCACCGCCGTGTGATCCAGACTTTCGCCAGCGACGACCTGATCCGCAACGGTCGCTACCGCGATCCCACCTATGTGGCTGACCCGGCGCTATGGCAACACATACCGAGCTTTGCCTATCGGGAGCCCCCCGTATCCTGGGTGCTGCCTGTTCAGATGGGCAATCTGCTGGCGCTCGCGGGCTGGTTGGCCATAACCACACTGCTGGCGGTGTACGCGGTACGCCGCATGCGTCCGATCTGAAAGGGATAGACACATGACTCGTTACACGATTTTTTCCGCCGCGGTGCGTTGTGAATGGCGTAACCTGCGCCGCGATCCCGCGCTGTGGCTGGTGCTTGCCATAATACTCTCCACGGTAGGTTACGCCCTCCACAACGGCAGGAGCGTTGTGCAACATCAGAACGCCGCCATAGCAGCAACAAAGGCTGAAGAACAGGAGCGGCTGGCGAATCTCCGGCTAAATCTGGCGGACATTGATGCGGGCAGGATTGCTCCGCCGGAGAGGCCTTTCCGTGACCCGCGACTCCCCATCTTCGTCGGAGGAGGCTCAGGGGCCACCGGCGCCTCGCTGCCGCCTCATCCGCTGGCCCTCATTGCCACTGGCCAAAGCGATCTGTATCCAGCCAGTATCAAGATCACCAGCGGCGGCAAAGACAGCTTCCTGTTCAGCGACGAGATTGCTAATCCCACGCAGTTGCTCACGGGCTCCTTTGATCTCGCTTTCGTGCTGGTCTTCATCTATCCGCTGTGGATGCTCGCACTGATTTATAATCTGATTTCCGCCGAGCGCGAGCAGGGTACGCTCGCGCTCACGGGATCCTGCCCGGTGAGTCTGCGCACCGTGTTTGCCGGCAAGCTTCTGGTGCGCGCCGGTGTACTGATCCTAGTCACGGTGGTGGCAGTGTATGCCGGTCTCGCCATGACGGGCGCCGGCTTTGCGGGCAATGGCAATGCGTACGCGGCGCTGGGTCTGGTGATAATTGTGTATGGTTTCTTCTGGGTGGCGCTGGCTACCGCGGTAAACACCCTGGGGCGTGACTCTGCCTATAATGCCATGACGCTGGTCATAGTCTGGATCATGCTGCTGCTGATCCTGCCCGCACTGATCAACGCATGGTCACAGTCGCGCTATCCTTCGCCTTCGCGCGCCGAGATGGTGCTGTCCGTGCGTGCCGCGTCAAACGATGCCAATCTCGAACAAGATGCCGCCCTCGCCCTTTATGAGCAGGAGCATGGCCACTCACACGAGCGCGGCAGCCTGCGTGAACGCACGCTGCGGCGCATTTCGGTCACGCAGGCCGCGGCGGCGCGCGCGGATTCGATACTGGCAGCCCATGACGCACAGATTGCGAAACAGCACGATTTTGCCCGGCGGTTCGCTTACGCCTCGCCGGCCCTGCTCATGTACGATGCTATGGCAGAAATCGCCGGGACCGGCCGCAGCCGCTATGCAGAGTTTTTCAGTCAGATTGACCAGTTTCATCAAGAGTGGCGCGAGTTCTTCGTCTCCCGAGCAAAAACTGAGCGAATGCTGACCGATGAGGATTACAGGCAGTTTCCGCATTTCCAGTTCGAAGAGCGCTTGAACGGCCAGACTTTCTCCCTTATTGGACCCACGCTGACAGGGATAGCGGTGCTGTTCCTGCTGTTTGCCGGAATTGCTTCACGCGGATTGCGCCGCTGCAGCGTGGTGGGACGAGGCTGATCGGCGACCTACTACATCTATCAATCAACTCATGAATCTGTTTCATCGGGTCTTGTTTATATCTAAACACAGGAGAAAACTCGCATGACCACCAGTACATTCAAGCACCTTCTGCAGGCCGGTTTCACCGCGGGCGCCTTATTCTACGCTACCGTGTCACATGCCCACTTCCCCTGGGTCATGGTCACCGATTACACCGCCGAGCAAGATAAGGCGGCGACGGCGTACCTGGGCTGGGGACACAGCTTCCCGGTCGCCGGCTTCATGGCCGAGGACCGCATCGGAACCCTTGAGCTGGTCAGTCCCGACGGCAGCCGCGGCGGCCTCGATAAGAAGGACGCCGGCTATGCGACGCCCGAACTGAAGACCGCCGGTGCCTATGTCTTGCTGGCCTCGCAGAAAGGCGGGTTCTACACGCGCACCAAGAGCGGCAACAAGCGCCAGTCCAAGGAAGGCCTCAGCGACATTATCAAGTGTTCGTTTTCATCCAACACCATGAAGGCGGTGTTCAATGTTGGCGCCGGCGACGGCGACGTCAGCAAGCGCTTCGACCACCCGCTGGAGATCATCCCGCTCGATAATCCGGGGAATCTCAGGGTGAACGACCACCTCAAGGTCCAGGTCCTGCTGCACGGGAAACCCTATGACGGCATGATCTACGCGACCTACGCCGGCTTCTCCAACGAGGAAAACACCTTCGCCTATGCGGTCGGTACCGACGATGACGGCACGGCCTCGATCCGGATCCTGTCCACCGGCACCTGGCTGATCAAGGCGAACGCAGAGCAGCCCTACCCCGACACCAAGGTCTGCGACGTGGAGTCCTATACCTCAACCTTCACCTTCGGCATCCAGTAATGGGTCCGCGCAGCCACGGGAAACTGGTCCTGGGGCTGATCATGAGCCTGGGCGGCGCCACTGCCGCCTGGGCGCATGAGCCCTACATGGACTGTTTCGACAACAAGGACAACACCGTCACCTGCGAGGCCGGCTATGAGGACGGCTCGCCCGCCGGAGACGAGGACAAGATCTTCGTCAAGGACGACCAGGGCAAGACGCTGATGTCCGGGAAATTCACCGACGGCCAATACACCTTCACGCGCCCGGCCGGACACTTTGTCGCCGTCTTCGTCGGTGGCGACATCGGTCATGTCCGACGGGTACCGGATTCAGGGCTCATCCAACGCTGACACCAGTATTCTTTCGGGAGACTTCAAACATGAAAGGCACATTCCTCGCGTCGCTGGCCGCGGCCGGCCTCCTCTGCACCCCGGCACTGGCGCACGATGTATGGCTGGTCCCGAAGGCCGGTGGCAAGGCGCATGAACTGGTGTTCGGACACCCCGGTGAGCTCGAGCCCTACGATCCGGCGCATGTCGAGGAGACCTACGTTATCGACACCTCCGGCAAACCCAAATTCACCAGCACCCGCGTGCAGGACAACAAGGTCGAGATCCAGACGGGGGCGGACACTGCGCTGGTCGCCCTCTATTACGACCACGGCTTCTGGACCGTCGGCCCGGACCGCAAATCCGCCGCGGCGCCGAAGTGGAAGATCCTGAATTATCGTACCTCGGCCCACATCCGGCTGTTCAACAAGAACCTGCTGGCCTGGACCCCGGCGCTCGCCGCCCCGGTCGGCCTCGACCTCGAGATCGTCCCGCTCGCCAATCCGCTCAAACTGAAACCCGGTGACAAGTACCCGATCCAGGTGTTCTACAAATCCAGGCCCCTGGCGCAAGCCGACGTCGAGGTGATGGGGGACATGGAGCTGTATACCACCGATGCCTCCGGCAAGGTCGAGATCCCGATCCAGCAGGCTGACTTCCAGTACGTCTTCGTCTCACACATTGAACCCATGAAGAGCAATCCCAATGTGGACGAGGCCGAGCTCTCGACCAACCTGATGTTCCGACCTTAGTTCCATTTTCCGGGGTTGGTGCGTTCTGCGCCACCTCCTTCAGGTTAACTCAGCGCTTCATACAGCCCTAATTCAAATTTATTTAGGTTAATAATTGAGTTCAATTAGTGATATGAAACTGCCATCGGTCCTTGTTTCTTTGTTGATCACATACGTATGCATCCATGCGGACACAATTTCTGCAGTAGGCTATCCTTCATCTACTGTCGACAAGTCTCAAGCGCAAACACTGGTGCATCTTACCGATCTTGCATTAAGGCGTAACACCAAAACTCGTATTGCCTGGGCTTCCATCCGATCCTCCGAGGCGGGACTAGAGTTGGCACGCGCAGGTTATTGGCCACAGATCGACGCATCCCTTAGTGCACAGCGCAACCGTGCCCTGAATTTTACCGGACAACCTGCTGATAACCAGACACGTTATAGCGCCAGCGTCAATTTGAGCTATCTTTTGTGGGATTTCGGTACGCGCGGCGGCACGCTGGAGCAGGCTAAATTCCAGCTGGCCTCCGTGCAACTTACGCATAATCAGATCATGCAGGATGTGATCTTGCAAGTGGAGCAGGCCTACTATCTAACGTTGGGGCTGGAGGCTGTGGTGTTGGCGGTTCGACAAAACTATATGGATGCCGAGACAAATCTGGAGGCCGCGCAGTATCGCAGAACCGTTGGTCTAAGCACGATAGGTGATGTCTATAAGGCAGAGGCGGCACTGGCCGGTGCCAGGCTTGCTATGCAACAGGTTGAAGGACAATTGGCAGCAACACGCGGCACGCTGGCAGTGTCGGTAGGGGAATCTCCCGATACACTAATATCATTGGTCGCCTGGGAGCCTGAGGCGGCGGCACTGCCGGAGCAAAGCGTGGCAAGCCTGCTTGATGAGGCGCTTGGCGCTCGCCCCGAACTGCTCGCAGCAAAAGCTCGCGAACAGGAAAGCGCAGCAAAGATACGTGCTATCCGTGGCAGTGCCTTGCCAACACTCAGTTTCGATGCCAGCGCTGGGCACACTCAAGTGCACAACATAGGCGACAGTTCCCAGTTCAGCGCGTTGTTCAGCTTAAAGATTCCACTGTTTTCTGGTTTCGGTGATCGTGCCGCCGTACATCTGGCCGAGGCGGAGCTGGAAAATGTCCGCGCAGTTAACGACGAGCTTCGGAGTCAGGTTGCCTTACAGGTGTGGCGGGCCTATCAGGATCTCCGCACAGCAGCAACAACTCTTGATAGCAGCGATTCACAATTGAAGAGCGCACAACAAGCGGCGGATGTATCGGGCGCGCGTTACAAGAGTGGTCTCGATACCATACTCGATGTATTGAGCGCACAGTCTACCCTGGCCAGTGCACGGGTCCAGAAAATCCAAGCGCGATTAAATTGGACTGCAGCCCGAGCTACCCTGGGTCATGCCGTGGGAGGACTCAAGATGCCAATATCTACGAAGGATCAGATGTGACTCGCAAGATACTGCCGCTATTCATCCTCGTTTTTATCACCGCTGGACTAGCCTGGATGGCGGAATGGCGAATTGGAGCCAGCGGCCAGGACATAAGCAATCGTCGTGATCAACCGCCTGTAGTAGAGACTGTTTTGGTTAGCATGCAACCCATGCCACTTACTCTGCAGTCGGTCGGGCAGGTACAACCGGAACTTAGCGTGCAGATTCGTCCCCAGGTTAGCGGTGTACTGCAGAAATTACATTTCGTAGAGGGACAGACAGTGATCAAGGAACAGCGTTTATTCAGTATCGATCGCGCTCAATATGATAATTCACTGGTGGCAGCGCGTGCCGAGTGGGAAAACGCCAAAGTGCAGGCCCAACGTCTGGCACCCTTGGCAGACAAGGAATATGTCACCGGGCAGGAATATGACAATGCGCTGGCGGCGCAAGATCAGGCCATGGGCAGGCTCAAACAGGCTGAAATCAATCTTGCCTACACCGAAATACGAGCGCCTATTACTGGCCTTACCGGCATCATCGGCGCCAAACCCGGTAACCTGGTGGCGCCCGGCGACAGCGTACCGCTGGTGGTCATCAATCAGATGCGTCCTATTCTCGTACAATTCACCATCCCGCAACAACGCATTCTAGAGCTGCGCCGCTATCAGGCGCAGCGTAGTATCCGCGTCTTCATCACCCACGAGGATGGCAGCGGTAACTTGGACGATGGGGAGCTGATATTCATCGACAATGTCGTTAATACCGGCACTGGGACTGTATTGCTCAAGGCGCGGGTGGAAAACGAGCATGAACAATTGTGGCCAGGGCAGTATGTAGGAGTACAGATACGTTTCACGATTCAACCAGAAGCCGTCGTGATCCCGCAGTCCGCGGTGCAAATTGGACAGAAGGGTAACTATGTTTATGTGGTCGAGCAAGACAGGGCCGAGATTCGCGACGTGCATGTGGATCGTCAAGTAGGTGACCTTGCGGTTATTGCATCCGGCCTCAAGTCTGGCGAAACGGTGATAAAAGGCGCGCCGCGCAATTTGACGCCGGGCAGCAAGGTAGTGATCTCGGGTCCGCCGAAAGAATAGAAGCCGAAGAGCGTCCATGTATATATCCACGCCCTTCATCCGCCGTCCGGTGATGACCGCTGCAGTCATGGCGGCCTTGATTATCTTCGGCATGACCTCCTATATCACCATGCCGGTGA harbors:
- a CDS encoding efflux RND transporter periplasmic adaptor subunit, translated to MTRKILPLFILVFITAGLAWMAEWRIGASGQDISNRRDQPPVVETVLVSMQPMPLTLQSVGQVQPELSVQIRPQVSGVLQKLHFVEGQTVIKEQRLFSIDRAQYDNSLVAARAEWENAKVQAQRLAPLADKEYVTGQEYDNALAAQDQAMGRLKQAEINLAYTEIRAPITGLTGIIGAKPGNLVAPGDSVPLVVINQMRPILVQFTIPQQRILELRRYQAQRSIRVFITHEDGSGNLDDGELIFIDNVVNTGTGTVLLKARVENEHEQLWPGQYVGVQIRFTIQPEAVVIPQSAVQIGQKGNYVYVVEQDRAEIRDVHVDRQVGDLAVIASGLKSGETVIKGAPRNLTPGSKVVISGPPKE
- a CDS encoding DUF4198 domain-containing protein, which translates into the protein MKGTFLASLAAAGLLCTPALAHDVWLVPKAGGKAHELVFGHPGELEPYDPAHVEETYVIDTSGKPKFTSTRVQDNKVEIQTGADTALVALYYDHGFWTVGPDRKSAAAPKWKILNYRTSAHIRLFNKNLLAWTPALAAPVGLDLEIVPLANPLKLKPGDKYPIQVFYKSRPLAQADVEVMGDMELYTTDASGKVEIPIQQADFQYVFVSHIEPMKSNPNVDEAELSTNLMFRP
- a CDS encoding DUF3526 domain-containing protein; the protein is MSAVLEVAVSTVHGRRRWPITLAIAAKEWLDLYRDARWRWLGALMLLLMICALTFGAEQVQRYDRDRTAATESDRKIWTSQGAKDPHAAAHFGQYAFKPQTPLALADPGVDAYVGSAVWLEAHKQNEAQFRPARDTTLVARLGNLSLAFVLQTVIPLVAILLGYAAFAGEREQGTLRQLLSLGVHPTDLLLGKGLALAGAIAVLLTPVLIATLIACIMLTDTAESTLSDQLIRLFGLAAGYTAYIAGFAMLALAVSAFSRNSRAALVGLLAFWLANCFLVPRLMTDAVRTALPLPTALEFRQTIAEEKKKTFGHDETHPAFVVFRDDVLRQYGVERIEDLPVNFRGLALRKDDENGYRIFDQQYGALQEAYERQNRWRAMPGPVFPLLAIQPWSMGMAGTDGRAQYSFTTAAEQHRRVIQTFASDDLIRNGRYRDPTYVADPALWQHIPSFAYREPPVSWVLPVQMGNLLALAGWLAITTLLAVYAVRRMRPI
- a CDS encoding TolC family protein, with translation MKLPSVLVSLLITYVCIHADTISAVGYPSSTVDKSQAQTLVHLTDLALRRNTKTRIAWASIRSSEAGLELARAGYWPQIDASLSAQRNRALNFTGQPADNQTRYSASVNLSYLLWDFGTRGGTLEQAKFQLASVQLTHNQIMQDVILQVEQAYYLTLGLEAVVLAVRQNYMDAETNLEAAQYRRTVGLSTIGDVYKAEAALAGARLAMQQVEGQLAATRGTLAVSVGESPDTLISLVAWEPEAAALPEQSVASLLDEALGARPELLAAKAREQESAAKIRAIRGSALPTLSFDASAGHTQVHNIGDSSQFSALFSLKIPLFSGFGDRAAVHLAEAELENVRAVNDELRSQVALQVWRAYQDLRTAATTLDSSDSQLKSAQQAADVSGARYKSGLDTILDVLSAQSTLASARVQKIQARLNWTAARATLGHAVGGLKMPISTKDQM
- a CDS encoding DUF3526 domain-containing protein, coding for MTRYTIFSAAVRCEWRNLRRDPALWLVLAIILSTVGYALHNGRSVVQHQNAAIAATKAEEQERLANLRLNLADIDAGRIAPPERPFRDPRLPIFVGGGSGATGASLPPHPLALIATGQSDLYPASIKITSGGKDSFLFSDEIANPTQLLTGSFDLAFVLVFIYPLWMLALIYNLISAEREQGTLALTGSCPVSLRTVFAGKLLVRAGVLILVTVVAVYAGLAMTGAGFAGNGNAYAALGLVIIVYGFFWVALATAVNTLGRDSAYNAMTLVIVWIMLLLILPALINAWSQSRYPSPSRAEMVLSVRAASNDANLEQDAALALYEQEHGHSHERGSLRERTLRRISVTQAAAARADSILAAHDAQIAKQHDFARRFAYASPALLMYDAMAEIAGTGRSRYAEFFSQIDQFHQEWREFFVSRAKTERMLTDEDYRQFPHFQFEERLNGQTFSLIGPTLTGIAVLFLLFAGIASRGLRRCSVVGRG
- a CDS encoding DUF4198 domain-containing protein gives rise to the protein MTTSTFKHLLQAGFTAGALFYATVSHAHFPWVMVTDYTAEQDKAATAYLGWGHSFPVAGFMAEDRIGTLELVSPDGSRGGLDKKDAGYATPELKTAGAYVLLASQKGGFYTRTKSGNKRQSKEGLSDIIKCSFSSNTMKAVFNVGAGDGDVSKRFDHPLEIIPLDNPGNLRVNDHLKVQVLLHGKPYDGMIYATYAGFSNEENTFAYAVGTDDDGTASIRILSTGTWLIKANAEQPYPDTKVCDVESYTSTFTFGIQ